The genomic segment TTCAAAAACTTCAACTGCATCTGCAGTGAAATCTGCTGCAAAAACAACTTCAAGGAAAATTTCATTCATTTTTACTGCAAGCTCTTTATCTACAGTTCCATTAACAGCAACAACTCCTCCAAAAGCACTTACAGGGTCACATTTTAAAGCTTCAATATATGAGTCTAATAATGTATCTTTAATAGCAAATCCACAAGGATTTCCATGTTTTACAATACAAACAGCATTATCTGTTCCAAACGATGCCGCAATTCTAGCAGCTCCACTAATATCACCCATATTATTAAAACTTGGCTCTCCTTTAATTACTTTAAATTTATTTGAAAATTGAGATTCAAACTCATATAAAGCACCTTTTTGATGTGGATTTTCTCCATATCTTGTATCAAATACTTTAGAACCTACAATAAATTGTTTTGCTCCAAAACCATTGTTAAATCTTTTATTCATATAATTTGCAATCATAGAGTCATAAGAGGCTGTGTGCTCATAAGCTTTAATCATCAAATCTCTTCTAAATTCAACTGTATTTGTCTTATTTTTAATATTATTTAAAACTAAATCATAATCAGCAACATCTGTTACAATAATTACTGAATCAAAGTTTTTAGCAGCACTTCGCACCATTGCTGGTCCACCAATATCAATATTTTCAATAATCTCTTCAAAATCAGTAGTTTTTTCAATTGTTGCTTTAAATGGATATAAATTTACACAAACTAAATCAATCCCTTCTACACCTAACTCTTTTGCCTCATCAAGATGAGATTGTTTATCTCGCCTATGAAGAATTCCACCATGAATATATGGATTTAAAGTTTTTACTCTCCCTTCAAAACACTCAGGAAATTTTGTAACTTCATTTGCTTCAATTACAGCTATTCCTTCTTCTTTTAATTTACTATATGTCCCACCTGTAGAGATTATCTCATATCCTAATTTTACAAGCTCTTTTGCAAAATTTACAACTCCACTTTTATCACTTACACTAATTAATGCTCTCATTTTTTACCTTATTGTCTTATTGATCTTGTTCTATTACTTCTTTAAATCTGTTAAAGTAAACTTTACTCAAATTATCTAACTCTTTAAAAATATCATTTATAATAACTTTGTCTCCACCTGTTTTTCCGATAGCTACATAAGAAACTCCATTTTTAGAAGCTAATTTTTCAAAAGCTTCACAATTATTTAACTGAACTTCAACAATTGCTCTACTTAAAGATTCACTAAAAATATCTTTTGAATCTTCAAGTGATATATTTGCCTCAACTCCAATATTTCCAACAACTGCCATTTTTGCTAGTGAAATAGCAACTCCACCAAGATTTACATCTTTAGCACTTTTTAAAAGTTTGGCTTTGTTTGCTTCAATTACTGTATTCCATAAAGCTAACTCTTTTTCAAAATCAACCTTAGGATGAGTTCCAGCAACTTTTCCATAAAATTTTTTTAGATATAAACTTCCACCAAATTCACTATAAGTATCACCTAAAAGATACAATATATTTCCATTTGCTTGAAATTTAGAAGGAAGCACATTTTGTGCATCTTCATTTATTCCAACCATTGCAATTGAAGGAGTAGGAAATACACTAACTCCATTTGTTTCATTATATAGTGAAACATTTCCACCAATAACAGGAGTATTTAAAGCTCTACAAGCATTTTTAATACCTTCACAACTCTCTTTAAACTGCCACATAACTTCTGGATTTTGTGGATTTCCGAAGTTCAAACAATCTGTAATTGCTTTTGGAACTGCTCCACTCATAGCAACATTTCTACCACTTTCCATAACAGCTGCTGCTGCTCCTAATTGTGGGTTTATGTAACAAAATCTTGTATTACAATCTGCACTCATTGAAAGAGCTTTTCCAGTCTCTTTGATTCTAATTGTAGAACCATCTAAACTTCCTGGACCTTTAATTGTATTTGTTTGCACCATTGAGTCAAATTGAGAATAAATCCAAGATTTATCTACAACTTCCATATCAGAAAATAGCTCATCAAAAGCAACTTGATTTGAAATTTGTTTATCTAATTTTATATTTTGAATAGTTTTTAAATACTCTGGCTCTTTTATAGGTCTATCAAGAACTGGCGCTTCTTCTGATACAGGTTGAACTGGAACATCTGCAACTTTTTCTCCATACCAAAATAGCTCCATGTGACCACTACTTGTAACTTCACCAATAACAGCAACATCTAGTTCCCATTTTTGGAAAATATCAATTATTTTTTGCTCACAGCCTTTTTTAGCACAAATTAGCATTCTCTCTTGAGATTCACTTAACATAAAGTCATAAGGAGTCATTCCTTCTTCTCGTGCAGGAACTTTGTCTAAATGCATAATCATTCCTGAACCACTTCTTCCTGCCATTTCAAATGAAGAAGATGTAAGTCCAGCAGCACCCATATCTTGAATACCAACAATTAAATCAGCTTTGAACAGTTCTAAACAAGCCTCTAAAAGTAATTTTTCAGTAAATGGATCTCCAACTTGAACAGTTGGTCTTTTGCTTTCACTATCTTCCGTAAAAGAAGCACTTGACATAACTGCACCACCAAGACCATCTCGTCCTGTTTTACTTCCAACATAAATAACTGGATTTCCAATTCCCTCAGCTCGTCCATAAAAAATTTCATCAGTTTTTGCAAGTCCTAAAGTAAATGCATTTACAAGATTATTTCCAGCATAACACTCTTCAAAACTTGTCTCTCCACCAATAGTTGGAACTCCCATACAGTTTCCATATCCACCAATTCCAGCAACAACACCTTTTAGTAAGTATCTATGTTTTTTTGCAGCTTCACTATTACCTTCAATTGAAGCAAATCTAATAGAGTTCATACTAGCAATTGGACGTGCACCCATTGTAAATACGTCTCTTAAAATTCCTCCAACTCCAGTTGCAGCTCCTTGATAAGGCTCAATAAAGCTTGGGTGATTGTGTGATTCCATTTTAAATACAGCAGCATATCCATCACCAATGTCTATTACTCCAGCATTTTCACCAGGACCTTGAATAACCCATGGTGCTTTTGTTGGGAAACCACTTAAATATTTTTTACTTGATTTATAAGAGCAGTGTTCGCTCCACATTGCAGAGAAGATACCAACTTCAACATAGTTTGGTTCTCTTCCTAAGATTTTTTTTATATTCTCAAACTCATCTTTTGTTAAAGAGTGCGCTATTGCTATCTCTTCTATATTCATATCTTTTTTTTGCATTTTTCGCCTTAAATCTTTGTCAATTTTTAAGGCGATTGTATCTAAAAAGAGTTAAAAATGTTTTTAATCTTCAGCTAAAATTTGTACTTTGTTATTTGCAATTTCAATAAAAAGCTCTTTTTTACCAACAAACTTAACAGATGGACTATAATATTCCTCATCCATAACAGCTCTATATATTTTTTTACCCAAAGAGTTTGGATAAGGACTTATATCCATATTATAAAGATTAATTACCTTATTCTCATTTTTAGCAAAAACTTGCTTTTTTTGATTTGCAAAAGTATTAAAATCACTTCTATCCGATCTTTTAAAATCTTTTGAATAAAAAGATAAGTACTCATTTATGTTTGATACTTTCCATGCATCTTTCCACTTGTATATTGAACTTAGAATAAGAGCTATATCGTCTTTTTTTGCTTTTTTAAACTCATCACTACTAGTTATTAATACAGTTTTTTTATAATCAATATTTTTTTCTAGTTCTTTTAATTTCTCATTATTTAGTGCTAAGCAGCCTTGAGTATAATTTTCTCTATCTCCATTTAAAGGCATTCCATGTATCCAAATTCCATGACCTTTTTTATTTAAACTTTGGTCAAAATTATTCGGATATGAAGTAACAAGTGCTAAAGGTCCATAAAATTGGTCAAGCCCTGTTCTTTTTTGAACTAAATCATAAGAACCTTCAGGAGTTTTTTTATCACCTTCTAAATATTTATCACCAGCTTTTTCACCAATAATCATATTATCTTTTGAGATTTTTTTAAAATCATCTCCATTTTTTGCAAACAAACTCATCTCTTTATTGTTTTTTTGCGCAACAATAACATACTCTTTTGTCTCATAAAAACCGTAATCTACATTTTTATTTTCAAGGTATTTTTTCCATGAGTTAACATCTCTTAAACTCTTTTCAAGTTCTTTTTCTACTGCGTTTATCCCTTGAGTTCTATACAACTCTAAAAAATCTTTAGAAAAAAGATTTACAGATAAAAATACTACAATAACCAACTTTAACAAATTATGCTCCATTTTCTTTTTAAGTTTTGGGATTGTATAATACTTGTCCTAATTTTTTAATAAAAAGGGATTATAGATTGTGAAAAAAATTATTTTACTTATTTGCGTTTTATTTAATACACTATTTTCGGCTCAAATAGAAGAGCTTTCTTGGCAAAAAGGAGAAAGTTTTTTAACATTTTTAGAAAAAAATAAAATCCCTTTAAAGTTATACTATGACTTGGATAAAGAAGATCAAGAACTTTGTAGTGAAATTCAATCTGGAAATAGATTTTTCTCATACACAGAAGATGATGGAAGTTTAACACAAGCTCTAATTCCTGTCTCACTAGATATGCAAATACATATTTATAAAGATAGTTCAAATGATTACAAATTTCAAACTCTACCTATTAACTATACTGAAAACTCTGAATTAATAGCTATTCCTATAACAGAATCTATATCAAATGATATTTTAAAAGCAACAGGAGATGTTACAATAGCAGCTATTTTAAGCTCTCTATTTAGTAACTCAAATGCTGATTTTAAAAAAATGAAAAAAGGTGATTTTATAGCTATTGAATACAATCAAAAAACTTATATGGGAAAACTTCATGGTATGCCTGAAATAAATGCTGCTATGATTCAAATAAATGGAAAACCATTTTATAGGTTTAGAAATAGCAAGGATGATAAATATTATGATGAAAATGGTATTGGGTTTACGAAAACTTATCTTTTTCAAATACCCCTTACATTTACAAGAGTTTCAAGTCCATTTACAAACAAAAGATACCACCCTGTTTTAAAAAGATATAGAGCTCATTTAGGTACAGATTTTGCAGCACCTACAGGAAGAAATATATATGCAGCAAGTGATGGGAGAGTTGAGTTTGTAGGAACTCAAAGTGGATATGGAAAAACTGTTATAATAAATCATCAAAATGGATATAAAACTTTATATGCACATCAAAATGGATTTGCAAAAGGTCTAAGACAAGGACAAATGATAAAAAAAGGTACACATATTGGATATGTTGGTTCAACTGGACTTAGCTCAGGACCACATTTACACTTAGGAATGTATAGAAATAATGTTGCAATTGATCCAATGACTGTTTTACAAAGACCAAAATTTGAAGGACTTGACCCAAAAGACAAATCTACATTTTTGGCAAATACTAAGGGTATTATATCTAAGTTTAATAAGCAAATAGAAAATGATAATAGAACAACTCCAACAAGATTAGATAGAATTTCAGATAGAAGTATTATTAACCTATTTTAAAACTATTTTATTTGTCAAATAATAAAATAGTTGCTAAAAAGTTGAGCTTTCAGGAAGAAAACTCACTTTATTAGCATAATTTTTATTCACTATCTTCTACAAAACCAACTGGCTGTAAAACTGCTAAATAATCTTTAAATCTTACTTGTCCCAAATTATCATTTTTATAGTCATTAATAAGCTTCTCTATATAATCAACAACACCAGTTGAAGGAACTTTTACACCAATTTTTCTAGCAATTCTACTTTTGCTTGTACCTTCTAAATTTCCACCAAGAAGTACATCATAACCCTCAACTCTTTCACCTTCGTGTCTAATCATAGCTCCAACAAATCCAATATCAGCAATTTGTGGATGAGAACATGTATTTCCACAACCAGAAATAGCAATAGTTACATCTTCTTTGAAATCTGGAAATCTATTTTCAAGCTCAACAACAACTTTTTTTGCAAACTCTTTTGTTTCAGTTATACCAAATTTACAGAACTCTTTTCCTGTACATGATTGTAATCTTGCTCTAAATGGATTTGGTGCATATGGGTAACCTAAAGCTTCAAACTCCTCTGCCAAAGATTGAACTACCTCATTTTTTATATCATAAACTAAGAAGTTTTGAGTTGCTGTAAGTGCAACTCCACCAGCACCATATTTTTTACAAATTTCATAAAACTTTACGAAATCCTCTCCAGCAACTCTTCCTGAATTTGTTGCAAATCCAACATAAGAGAGTCCTGATTGTTTTTGTTTATTTATTCCAAAGTGATTTCTATTTTCAAAAGATGCAACAACTGGAGCTGTAAAACCATCTTTAAGTTTATATCCAATAGCTTTTTCTATTGTCTCTACAAATTTTTCAATTCCCCAATCATTTAAAAGATGTCTAACTCTTGCTTTGTTTCTATTATCTCTATTTCCATTATCTCTAAAAATTTCTGCACAAGCAACTGCTACATCTAAAACTTGATCTGGCTTTACATATTTATTTGCTCTTGTTGCTATTTGTTTTGATTTTGATAATCCACCACCAATAGTTAAATCAAATAAAACTTCACCATCTTCTGTTTTAAAAGCTGTAAAAGCAACATCTTGAATCTCATGTGCTGCACAGTGGCATTTACAACCACTAATTCCTATTTTATATTTTCGTGGAAAGTTACAAAATCTATCATCATTCTTATCAAAATATGCATCAACCTCTTTTAAAAGATTTTGAACATCATAAATCTCACCTTCATCAATACCAGTAACAGGACAAGTCATAATAGGTCTTGGACCATCACCTGATGCCATTCTTGAAGTTAGGTTTACACTATTTAGTAAATCAAAAATAGCTGGAATATCTTTTATTTCAATATAGTGGAACTGAACATTTTGTCTTGTTGTAAAATCAACCAAACCTTGAGCATATTTTTGCCCAATTTCTCCCATAACTCTTAATTGTTCTAAATTCATTCTAGCATCAACTAACTTTATTCTTTTCATAAAATATTTTTTATCTTCTAATCCATCTTTATTTATGTGAGGATACATTCCGTACCATTTTAAAAGTCCAATATACTCATCTTTCAAAGGAATCCCTTCTAATGCTTCTTTGTATAAATCGTCTATTACTCTAAGCGGATTTCTTGAAGCTTTCAAAAGTTCAAGTTCTGATAATTGTGCCATACTATTCCTTATTATAATTGTAATTTTTATGAAATTATATCTCGAAAAGTTTAAATACAAATTAAAATAATCTTGATTAAATAACTATAGTAAATATGGCTAAATTTAAGCTACTTTTTAGATTAATATTTAAAATATAGTTTATAATTCCACAACAGAATAAACTTTTATTCTATAAAACTTTAGGAGAACAGTTTGAGTGCTTCATTTTCAAATGAGCCAAAAGATTTTACTCTATTTTTAGATTTACTAAAACAGCTTATTCGGGTTCCTTCTGTTACAGGAGCTGAGCACTCTTTTTTACTTTATTTAAAAAGAGAGCTTGAAGAGATTGGTATAAAAACAGAGCATTATGATGGACTTTTAGTCGCTAGTGGTAAAGAACCATCAAATGGTATATTAAGTGCACATATAGATAGACACGGAGTTATTTGCACAGGTCCAAATGAGTTCCAATTTGCAGCTTTTTTAGCAAAAAATCGCTCTGATTTAAGAGGAAATTCACTTTCAGAACAAACTTTTCAACAAATTTCACAAAGATATATAAATCAAAATGTTCATGCTTACGAGCCATTTAGTGGAGGCTATTTAGGTATTGGAAAAATTACGGATGCTTTTTTAAAAGAAGAGATAAATAATTTAGTCTTTAAAATAGAAGGTTTAAATCACCTACTTCCTAGTACTCCAATTGCTTTTGTAGATAAACTCAAACAAAATGGCAACTTAATCTCTGCGCAACTTGACAATGTTTTAAGTGCAGCAATTATTTTATATCTTTATCAGCATGGATTTGCTGGAACTGCATTTTTTACAGCTCAAGAAGAAGCTGGTAAAAGTTGGAGATTTGTTCACGAATGGTTTAAAAAAAATAAAATATCAACAGATAAACTGGTTGTTCTTGACACAAGCCCTTATGAAACTAGAGAAGAAGCCGATAAGCAACTTGTAGTTTTAAGAAATAAGGATGTAAATGCAAAGTTTAAATCACCTCTTTTAAAAGAGCTTAAACAATTTTGTAAGAAAAATAAAATATCATTTTCTTGTAAAGATAAGTTTATAATTGAAAAAAATAAATTAAGAGAAAAAGAGGGATTAAAACCTATTAGTATTGGAAGTACAGAGTTAGGAAGAATTGTTATGGAATCAAATGGACAAATTCAAGGTTCAACTTTGCAAATTCCAACTACTGGTTATCATACAGTTGATGAGACAGCATCTGTTGAATCTATTAAGGCAATTATTTTTATTTTGAGTAGTTTTTATATAAAAACTGTTAATATTTAATTTTAAAAAAGAAGGGAAAAATGAATTTAGCTATTATTTATGAATTAAGAGCCGCTGATGTACAAGAGGAACATATTGAGCAAATTATGGATAAAGTAAAAAATAGATTAAGTGAAGAAAATATCGATAAAGAGCTTGTAAAGTTGGGCTATCCTAAAATTTTTACTGTTGATTATAGTGAATATGATAGCTTTGATTATAACGATAGCTTTACACCGAATAATAAAGCAAGTTTAAAAGAAGATTGAATCAATAAAAAACCTTAGAATTTAAATTCATAAGCTACTTGCTTATGAATTTAGCTACAATTTCCAAAAAATAAGAAAAGAAAAATTTATGAATTTAATAGAACTACTAAAAGATAAAACAAATCTACCTATAAATATTATTGAAAATATAATAAAACTCCTTGAAGAAGGATGCACTATTCCTTTTATTGCAAGATATAGAAAAGAGTTTACAAATGGTGCAAGTGATATTGAGCTTAGAGTATTTGAAGAAGTTTTTGAATATTCAAAAAAATTAATTCAAAGAAAAGATGAGATAAAAAATCTATTAAAAGAGAAAAACTTTTTAGATGAAAAACTAATAAAATTTTTGGATGAAGCTACAACTTTACAAGCTTTGGAAGATATTTATGCACCATTTAAAGATAAAAAATCTTCAAGAACTACAACTGCTTTAGAAAATGGACTTGAACCATTATCAAATATTATTCAAAGTATGAAATATACAAAAGAAGAGTGTAATCAAAAAGCGAATCAATTTTTAAATGAAAATATCAAAACTATAAACGAAGCAATAAGTGGAGCGAAAGATATAATAGCTCAAAGATACGCAGATGATTTTAAGTCAAAAGAAGTTTTAAGAAATTTAATACAAAATTGGGGTGTTTTAGAAGTAACTCCTACAAAAGAGTTTGATAAAAATGGTCTTTATTCAAATTTTGCAAATACAAATGAAAAAATAAAATATATAAAATCTCATAGAGTTTTGGCAATTTTAAGAGCTGTAAATGAAAAGCAACTATCACTTAAAGTTGAAATTGATGAAAATCATATTTTAGAAAATATTAAAAAATACAAAATTCCTACAAATGCTTCTAGTTCAAAAGAGTTAGTATTTGATGCTTACAAAGATGGTTTAAAAAGATTGTTACTACCTACTTTAAAAAGAGAGGCTATTTCAAACTTAAAAGAGAAAGCTGGAATTGAAGCAATAGAACTATTTGGAAAAAATCTAAAAGAGCTACTTCTTACAGCTCCACTTGTAAATCAAGTAATTTTAGGAATTGACCCTGGATTTAAAACTGGTTGTAAACTTGCAGTTATTGATGAAAATGGACATTTTTTAGATAGTTCTGTTATATATCCTACAAAACCTAAAGAGGATTTAATAAATTCATCAAAAACGGTACTAGAACTTATTAAAAAATATAAAATTACTGCTATTGCTATTGGAAATGGTACTGCTTCAAGAGAAACTGCAAATTTTATTGATGATTTATTAAAAAATGAAGAGTTAAAAAAAGATAATTTTGAAGTCAAATATGCAATAGTTAGTGAAATTGGAGCTAGTGTTTATTCTGCTTCAAAAATAGCTTCGCAAGAGTATCCAAACCTTGATGTAACAATAAGAGGAGCTATTTCTATAGCACAAAGACTAAGAGACCCGATGGCAGCTTTAGTTAAAATTGACCCAAAATCACTAGGAATTGGTCAATACCAACATGATGTAAATCAAAAAGAACTAGAGAAAAAACTAGAAAATATCACAATAGATTTAGTAAATAAAGTTGGGATTGATTTAAACTCTGCTTCATATAAGCTTCTATCTTTTATATCTGGAATTAGTGAAAAATTAGCTCAGAATATAGTTGAGCATAGAGAAAAAATTAAAAAGTTTAATTCAAAAGAGCAACTTTTAAAAGTAAAAGGTTTGGGAGAAAAAGCATTTATTCAAAGTGTTGGATTCTTAAGAATTAAAAATGGTTTGTCTATTTTAGACAATACAGCAATTCATCCTGAAGATTATGAGCTTACTTCAATTTTACAAAAAAAATATACTATTAAAGAGCTAGAAGAGATAAAAGATTTTGAAACAATGGCACTTGAGCTAAATTGTTCTATATTAAAACTAAAAGATATAGTAAATGAATTGCTAAAACCAGGATATGATGTAAGAATTGAATTTAACCAAGTCAAATTCTCAAATGATGTTTTAGATATAAACGACTTAAAAGAGGGATTTATTTTGAATGGAATTGTTCGTAATATAACTGACTTTGGTGCTTTTGTAGATATTGGACTAAAAAATGATGCCCTACTTCATATTTCACAAATTAGTGAAAAAAGAGTTTCGCATCCAAGCGAAGTTTTAAGTATAAATCAAAACCTTGAAAATCTAAAAGTAATAAGTGTTGATTTTGAAAAACAAAGAGTTGGTATTAGCTTAAAATAGATATTTAATTACTTGTGATAAAGAAAGCTATTTTACTAGCTCTTTTTATCTTTTTTCTATTTCTAATACAATTGATGTTTTTTTATAAACTCATCATCAATATCAATAATATTTCGCTCCCTTAAGCTATCAATCACAACTTTTGTGCAGTTTACATCTCCTGGCCATCTTCTTGTAAAACCATCTAAAGAGTTTTTATTTGTTCCATCCAGACAAAGCGTATTTGCTTCTACAAATAAATCTCTATTTGAATCAATATTATTTGTAACTCTCCAAATTAGCATATATGGATTTTCTAAATCATTTGCTTTTTCATCAACAATTACTAAAATTTTTATATGAGAAAATAGAGGTTTTAGCTCTTCAAAAAGATATTTTTGACTTCTTGTTTTTTCTACACTTATAACACAAATTGGATTTTTTGTATCTGTATAGTATTGCTTAAGTCCTTTTATCTCTTTACTTATATTTTGCATTTTGTTTAACAGTTCATTATCTTCTAAAAGTGTAATTCCTAGCTCATCTATCTCTTTTCCTGTACAATCTAGTCCAAGTTTTCCACCAACTGCAAATTTTTGACTTGAGTGGTCAAGATGATCTAAAACTCCTTTTGAAACTAAAATGTCCTCAATATTTATTCTGTTTAAAATATATTTTACAATCTCATCATGTGAAGTTAATTTTGGAGCATCATTATTTACAAAAATTGCATGTTTTACAAAACTCATTTGTCCAACTCCCCAAAATGCATGCATCATTTGGCTTGCATGTCCTGGATAAAAACTATTTATCTTTGCTAAAATAAGGTTATGATAAACACCATTTTCAGGCATATAATAATCTACTAAATCAGGAGCAGTTGTTTTTAAAAGTGGTAAAAATATTCTCTCTGTTGCATAACCCATATACTTATCTTCAAGTGGTGGTTTTCCAACAACTGTTGCTAGAAATACTGGATCTTTTTTAGATGTTATTGCACTTACTTCCATAAAAGGAAACTCTTCATCAAGAGTATAATAACCTGTGTGGTCTCCAAAAGGACCTTCAATTTTTAGTTTACTAGTATCTACAAAACCTTCTATTATATAGTCATTATCTTCAGGAACCCATATATCATTTGTTATAGATTTTACAAGTTTTGCGGGACTATTTTTCACAAATCCATAAAGCATAAGTTCAAAAACTCCAATTGGAAGAGGTGCTTGTCCACACCAAATATACATAGGATCTCCACCAATTCCAATACTTACAGGCATCTTTTTACCAGCTTTTTTGTATTCATGGAAAAAATGATTACTATCTTTATGTATTTGCCAATGCATTCCAAGAGTATTATCAGGGAAAACTTGAAGTCTATACATTCCAAGATTTTTCAACTCTCCATTTAA from the Aliarcobacter cryaerophilus ATCC 43158 genome contains:
- a CDS encoding helix-hairpin-helix domain-containing protein, producing MNLIELLKDKTNLPINIIENIIKLLEEGCTIPFIARYRKEFTNGASDIELRVFEEVFEYSKKLIQRKDEIKNLLKEKNFLDEKLIKFLDEATTLQALEDIYAPFKDKKSSRTTTALENGLEPLSNIIQSMKYTKEECNQKANQFLNENIKTINEAISGAKDIIAQRYADDFKSKEVLRNLIQNWGVLEVTPTKEFDKNGLYSNFANTNEKIKYIKSHRVLAILRAVNEKQLSLKVEIDENHILENIKKYKIPTNASSSKELVFDAYKDGLKRLLLPTLKREAISNLKEKAGIEAIELFGKNLKELLLTAPLVNQVILGIDPGFKTGCKLAVIDENGHFLDSSVIYPTKPKEDLINSSKTVLELIKKYKITAIAIGNGTASRETANFIDDLLKNEELKKDNFEVKYAIVSEIGASVYSASKIASQEYPNLDVTIRGAISIAQRLRDPMAALVKIDPKSLGIGQYQHDVNQKELEKKLENITIDLVNKVGIDLNSASYKLLSFISGISEKLAQNIVEHREKIKKFNSKEQLLKVKGLGEKAFIQSVGFLRIKNGLSILDNTAIHPEDYELTSILQKKYTIKELEEIKDFETMALELNCSILKLKDIVNELLKPGYDVRIEFNQVKFSNDVLDINDLKEGFILNGIVRNITDFGAFVDIGLKNDALLHISQISEKRVSHPSEVLSINQNLENLKVISVDFEKQRVGISLK
- a CDS encoding menaquinone biosynthesis decarboxylase — its product is MKRAIALLEKHNLLKIIPDELDINLEIPHIAYIEVKKPDSKAILFTNVVDRKNGKKFKEPLLMNVFCNEDAVKLFIGDGDKIGTEIESLLKLKPPVTFSEKLSTLGKLFSLKNTIPKKLNKKGECQEVIKIGSDAKLTDLPVLTTWEDDAGPFITMGQVYTQSLNGELKNLGMYRLQVFPDNTLGMHWQIHKDSNHFFHEYKKAGKKMPVSIGIGGDPMYIWCGQAPLPIGVFELMLYGFVKNSPAKLVKSITNDIWVPEDNDYIIEGFVDTSKLKIEGPFGDHTGYYTLDEEFPFMEVSAITSKKDPVFLATVVGKPPLEDKYMGYATERIFLPLLKTTAPDLVDYYMPENGVYHNLILAKINSFYPGHASQMMHAFWGVGQMSFVKHAIFVNNDAPKLTSHDEIVKYILNRINIEDILVSKGVLDHLDHSSQKFAVGGKLGLDCTGKEIDELGITLLEDNELLNKMQNISKEIKGLKQYYTDTKNPICVISVEKTRSQKYLFEELKPLFSHIKILVIVDEKANDLENPYMLIWRVTNNIDSNRDLFVEANTLCLDGTNKNSLDGFTRRWPGDVNCTKVVIDSLRERNIIDIDDEFIKKHQLY